The nucleotide window AGGAAGAACTGAAAAAGTTCATAGAACTCGCAAAGAGGCACGACCTGCTCGGGTGATGGCATGTACCTCGAGGCCTTCCCGGAGGAGTTACAGCGATACTATCGTGGGCTTTTCGGAGCCGAAGCAGACGAGATCATGAGAGCTCTAAGAGAACCTGTCGAACACTACTACATCCGGGTGAACACCCTCAAGATTAGCAGGGAAAAGCTCATGGAGGAGCTAAAGAGGGAAGGGCTAAGCCCAAAGAGGAGCCCCTACCTGCCAGAGGGCCTATACTTCGAGAGGGAGGGTCCCAACTTCCCCGATGACTATGATCCGGAGCTCCCGACGGTGGTAGTGAATAAATACGCGGCGGAGAGCGTCTATCAGGGAGCCATGCTCTACGCTCCTGGCGTTTTAAAGGCAGATAAAGGAATAAAAGAAGGAGACGAGGTTCAGATAAGGGATCCGAGAGGCCTTCTCGTTGGTATTGGAATAGCGAGGATGGATTACAGGGAGATGGTTATGGCGACGAGGGGCCTCGCGGTGGAGGTAACCCTTCCAAAGTTCAAGCTTCCAAGCCTCAGCGAGCTGGAGAGCTTCGAGAAAGGGTATTTTTACCCCCAAAGCCTCCCCTCCATGATAACTGCGAGGATCCTTGAGCCGAGCGAGGAGGACTTAATCATTGACATGGCGGCCGCTCCCGGTGGTAAGACGAGCCACATAGCCCAGCTACTCCAGAACAGGGGCGAGATAATAGCGATAGACAAATCGGAGAACAGGCTGAAGAAGATGAAGGATAACCTGAAGAGGCTCGGCGTGAAGAATGTTAGACTAATCCACATGGATGCCAGGAACCTTCCGGAGCTTGGGGAGAAGGCCGATAAAATACTCCTCGACGCGCCGTGCACAGCCTTGGGCGTTAGGCCAAAGCTCTGGGAGACGCGGACCCCAAAGGATATAGAGGCCACCGCCCGCTACCAGCGAGCCTTCATCTGGGCGGCCATAAAGAGCCTCAGGAAGGGCGGTGTTCTAGTTTACTCTACATGCACCCTCAGCTATGAGGAGAACGAGGGCAACGTAAAGTTCATGCTCAAGAAAGGCCTAAAGCTCGAGGAGCAGTCGATATTCATAGGGGCCCCAGGGATAGGCCTCGATAAGGTCCAGCGCTTCTATCCCAACAGGCACAGGACGCAGGGCTTCTTCATAGCCAAGCTCAGGAAGGTGAGGGAATGAAGAGGAAAGTGACCCTAATCCTTGGCCTGGCAATTCTCCTGGGCCTCCTCTGGTGGGCGGGAATAGGGGAGACCATGGATATCCTCAAAGGTGCCCAGCCCTCCTACTTCCTTCTGGCCGCAGGAATGCAGGCGATAGCTCTTCTGGCTTGGGCCGTGAGATGGAGGACGTTCTTAAGGAGAGCCGGCGTTCACGTTGACTTCCTAAGGGTTCTAGAGGGCGTCATGATAGGCATCTTCGTGAATAATCTGACGCCAGGTGCAAGGACGGGAGGAGAACCCGCGAAGGCATACTTCATCTCGAAGAGGTCGAACGGGAGCTACCCCCAAGTCTTCGCGACCGTGATGGCCGACAGGGTCCTCGACGTTATACCTGTCGTCGTCTTCATGTTTTTAGCCTTTAACTACGCTCTCAAGCTAAGAATCGGGCTCCTTCTTACGGTGCTGATAGTGTCAATAGTCCTCATAATCATTGCCCTCAGCCTGACACTTGCCTTTTCCGTCCATGAGGGGGCCGCCGTCAGGCTCCTAATGTTCATCGCAAGGCTCGTGAAGAGAATATCTCCGGCGAAGCTTTCCGAGGCTGATGACGTGATAGAGGGGAAGCTTAGGAGGGCCATCTCGGAGTTCAAGAGAACCCTTCGGGAGCTAGGGAAGGATAAAGGAGGACTCATTATCAGCCTCCTCTGGTCTTTCACGCTTTGGAGTGCCTCCGTCCTAAGGACATACTTCGTGTTCCTCAGCATAGGGTATGAGGTTCCTCTCGCCTACGTCCTCCTCGTTCAGATGGCCGCCATGGCGATAGCCATGATGAGCGTGATACCGGGCGGGCTTGGAGTTAACGAGGCAGTCCTCTCGGCACTATTTTTAGCCTTGGGAATTGAGAAGAGCATTGCCGTCTCTGCCACAATTCTCGACAGGCTGATCTCCTTCTGGATACCGACGCTGATAGGAGGAGTCCTAACGCTCAGGCAGGGAGCCCCCCATTGATATCCTCAAACTCCTTCCTAAGAAGTGCCAGCTCCCTCTTGCCTAGCGTCTCGGGATTCACCACTATCACGAGCTTCGCCCCGCGGAGAAGAAGGTTGTCCTTGAGATTAACGAGGAACTTGAAGACGGCATTGAAGCCGTTGTAGAGGATAAGATACTCTACGCAGTCAACAATAACGGCGGCGTTCTCGTTCTCCGTGGCAAACCTAATCGCGAGGTCGCCGAGGACGTGAAGGGCCGTGGGAGGAATGCCCTTCTCTCCAGCCCCCGTTACCCACACGATTTTGACGCCATCAAGACCCTCGTAGAGGTCAGGAGAGCGTGTTATTGCGAGGATTTTGGTGGAATCATTGAAGAGCCTTAAAGCATCCTGAGGTGTTTTCCCGAGATAGGCTGCCTTAGAAAACTCTCGCTCTGGTCCCACGGGATAGAAGAATCCCTCCATCCTGAGCAGGAACTTAACGAACGTCAAAACTATACCCACCGTGAAGACTACATGGCCCACAATGTGGATTGTGGTGTAATGGGGAACCGAAATAAAAAGAACCGCTATATCGATTGCCCGAACGATGGCCCCAATCACGAACATCGCCAAGCCGGCTAGGAAAAGCTTCTTGAACTCACCCGGTGCTCTTCTATATCTGAAAAACGTGAAAACGGCCATCGAAAGGAAAGCCAAAAAGAGAACCAGCCTATACACCAAAGCCACCACGCTCACCATACAACCTCGACCTCGTCCGTCCTGAACTTCTGCTTGACGACCGTGTCCTCCAGCCTGAACATAACTCCAGCCTTAAACATCCTAAGCCCCGTGTAAGCTATCATAGCCCCGTTGTCCCTGCAGAGGTCGTAGGGTGGGACGAAGAAGTCCACGCCGCGATCCTCGGCCATTATCTGGAGCATCTCTCTTAGGCGGTTGTTTGCGGCAACGCCGCCAACAAGAACTACCTCCTCCTTCTCCGTGTGGGCCACTGCCCTCTCCGTGACCTCGACGAGAGCGGCGAAGGCCGTCTCCTGGAAGGAGTATGCCAGATCCTCAACCCTATACTTCCCGCTCTTGAACTTCCTTATGGCCTCAGTCAGCAGACCGGAGAAGCTCAAATCCATGCCCTTGACGGCGTAGGGAAGCTCTATGTAGCGCTCGCCTTTCCGGGCCAGCTTCTCTATCTTCGGCCCTCCCGGAAATCCCAGGCCAAGCTCTCTTGCGAAGACGTCAAGAGCGTTGCCGATGCCTATGTCGAGCGTCTCGCCAAAAACGCGGTAGCGACCTCCCTCCAGGGCAAGAACTTGAGTGTTCCCACCGCTTACGTATAGGCCAACCGGATCCTTAACGCCGAACATCTTCGTTATCTCGACGTGAGCTATGCAATGGTTCACGCCGACTATCGGCTTGTTATATCTTATGGCCAAGGCCCTTGCGGCAGTTGCCACCACCCGCAGGGCGGGCCCTAGGCCTGGTCCCTGGGAGAAGGCTATCACATCGATGTCTTCCATCGTGACGCCAGCTTCTTCGAGAGCTTTCCTCAGAAGAGATTTCATTAGCCTCGCGTGATGCTCGGCGGCCTCCTTCGGATGAATGCCACCCCTTTCAGTTGTTAATGTATCGAATACGTTTGCAAGAACCTTTTCTTCAGTCACTATACCAAGGCCCAAAGTATGGGCAGTGCCCTCTATTCCGAGCGCTATCATAGGACCCCGGTGGTTCGGGGACAACGTGATTTTTAAGTTTTGCCACCGAATTTTTAGCGTTCTGACGAATTTTTTCAACCAAAAATCATTTAACATGGTTTCCCCATTTGGGGAGCAGAGGTGGACGGGATGATAAAAGGGAAACTGAGGAAGCTCGTTAAAATGGAACTGAAGAAGATGATTCTCTACCCTCTCATCGTCTTCGCTCTTGCCCTTCTTGTGTTGGCCGCGAACTACGCGATCACCGGAAGCATAGTGAAAGAGGGCATCGAGCTGAAAGGAGGTTCCGTCATAACACTCCAGGGAGTGAACGCAAACCCCGATGAGCTTGCCAATACCCTCAAAGATAAGACGGGCATTGACGTGAAAGTTGAGAGATTCACGGGGATAACGGGTGAAACGGGAATAAGGGTTTACATCCCAGCAGGCGCTGACGTCGATGCCGTGAGGGCAGTTCTAAAGGAGCTCTTTCCTACCGTCGAGCCGCAGACCGTGGTTATAGGACCAACCTTCGGTCAGATGGTTAAGGAACAGGGAATAAAGGCCATAACCTACGCCTTCATCGCAATGGCGGTCGTTGTGTTCCTCTTCTTCCGCGTGCCCGTGCCTTCCCTGACAGTCGTCTTCTCGGCCCTCTCTGACATGGTTATCGCAATAGCTCTCATGGACATATTCGGCATAGAGCTCAGCCAGGCAACGATAGCTGCCCTCCTCATGCTCATAGGCTACTCCGTTGATAGCAACATCCTCCTCACGACCCGTCTATTAAAGAGGAAGGAAGACACCATAGAGGATGCCTACTACTCCTCCCTGAAAACCGGGTTCACGATGAGCACAACCACGCTTGGCGCGCTCATATCTCTCTGGCTCTTCTCTACCGCACAGGTTATAGACGACATAGCCTCCGTCCTTATATTCGGCCTGCTCGCCGACTTTATGAACACGTGGATACTGAACGCCGGCGTTTTGAGGTGGTATATTGCCAAGAAGGGGGGTAGAAAATGAAATGGAAGCGCTTCTTTCTGAATCCCAGGATCCTGCTCCTCATAATCGTGCTTATAGGTTCCATAGCTTCCCTCGCCGCGAGAGGGCTGACCTTCGGCCTTGATATAAGCGGCGGTATATCGATCACCGTCAGGCTTGAGCAACCTGTTGACCCCGACACCATGGAGCAGGTAAGGATAGCCCTCGAGCAGAGACTGAATGCCCTCGGTGTTAAGGACATAACTATAGAACCGTGGGGGAATCAGTTCGTCCTAGTGAAGGTCGCCAACGTGACGGAAGAGGAAGCTAACCAGCTTCTCGAGACGATAGAAAGGCAGGGTGTCTTCTATGCGGAGTTCGAGGGGGTCGTGTTCGCGACCGGTAAGGACATCCTTAGCGTGGGAAGTGTAAACTACGATCCCCGAGAAGGGGCGTGGGTCGTCCCCTTCCGACTTTCCCGTGAGGCTGCCGAGAAGTTCGCCGAGCTTGCCAAGGGGAAGGCCGGGTACCCGGTGGATATGTTCCTCGATCCGCCAGTAAACTCCACCATCGTGGTCTCCAAGGACATTTACAACGTCATGACCTCGGATACTTTCACGATGGCCGGAGACATGACGCTCCCGGAGAGAATAAAGAAGGCCTTCAACATAGACATCGTTGTTTACGAGAACCAGAGCGCCGAAAATATAGCGGAGCTCGCTAAGGGTAAGAGAAAGGTCATCTTGATGGGCGTAGATAGAGAGCTATACAACCAGCTCAAGGAGCTTGGCGTCAATGTAGAGCTCAGAACTCCCTCCTCCAACCAAGACACCGCCGATTTCATAAGGAGCGTTCTCAGGCTCTACGGCCCCTATAGGGTATCGGCCGGCCTCGCGACTGGACAACCAAGCACCGAGGTCATGATATCAATAGGAGGGAGCCAGACGGACGTTAAAGCCAGGAACGACGCCCAGATAGTTGCCGTCGTCCTCAGGAGCGGTTCCCTCCCGGTGAAACTTTCAATTGAGAGAATTGACTACGTATCGCCAAGGCTCGGTGAGGGCTTTAAGAGGCAAGTCCTAGTGGCAGGCGTTGCGGCCCTTCTCGTTGTCGGCCTGATAGTTTACCTCCACTACCGCAGGCTTAGGATAGCCCTCCCCGTTATGTTCACCAGCTTTAGCGAAGTTCTAATAATCCTGGGAGTCGCCGCCCTAATCCGTTGGAATCTCGACCTCCCCAGCATAGCGGGAATAATAGCGGCCATAGGAACGGGTGTCGACCAACAGATAGTCATAACGGACGAGCTCCTCGGTGGAGAGGAGAGAAAGAGGATAGTGAAGAGGAGTGGTGTCCTGAAGAGGATGGGAAGGGCCTTCTTCATAATCTTAGCCTCGGCAACGACCACCATTGTGGCAATGAGCTTCCTCTTCAAGTTCTTCGTTGGAGGACTCAGAGGCTTCGCCTTCACGACGATACTCGGCGTCCTCATAGGTATTCTAATAACGAGGCCGGCCTACGGCGAGATGGCTAAAGTTCTCATAGGAGAGAGGAGGTGAAGGAATGTTCGTCATAATCATGGGAGCA belongs to Pyrococcus yayanosii CH1 and includes:
- a CDS encoding RsmB/NOP family class I SAM-dependent RNA methyltransferase, coding for MYLEAFPEELQRYYRGLFGAEADEIMRALREPVEHYYIRVNTLKISREKLMEELKREGLSPKRSPYLPEGLYFEREGPNFPDDYDPELPTVVVNKYAAESVYQGAMLYAPGVLKADKGIKEGDEVQIRDPRGLLVGIGIARMDYREMVMATRGLAVEVTLPKFKLPSLSELESFEKGYFYPQSLPSMITARILEPSEEDLIIDMAAAPGGKTSHIAQLLQNRGEIIAIDKSENRLKKMKDNLKRLGVKNVRLIHMDARNLPELGEKADKILLDAPCTALGVRPKLWETRTPKDIEATARYQRAFIWAAIKSLRKGGVLVYSTCTLSYEENEGNVKFMLKKGLKLEEQSIFIGAPGIGLDKVQRFYPNRHRTQGFFIAKLRKVRE
- a CDS encoding preprotein translocase subunit SecD, coding for MKWKRFFLNPRILLLIIVLIGSIASLAARGLTFGLDISGGISITVRLEQPVDPDTMEQVRIALEQRLNALGVKDITIEPWGNQFVLVKVANVTEEEANQLLETIERQGVFYAEFEGVVFATGKDILSVGSVNYDPREGAWVVPFRLSREAAEKFAELAKGKAGYPVDMFLDPPVNSTIVVSKDIYNVMTSDTFTMAGDMTLPERIKKAFNIDIVVYENQSAENIAELAKGKRKVILMGVDRELYNQLKELGVNVELRTPSSNQDTADFIRSVLRLYGPYRVSAGLATGQPSTEVMISIGGSQTDVKARNDAQIVAVVLRSGSLPVKLSIERIDYVSPRLGEGFKRQVLVAGVAALLVVGLIVYLHYRRLRIALPVMFTSFSEVLIILGVAALIRWNLDLPSIAGIIAAIGTGVDQQIVITDELLGGEERKRIVKRSGVLKRMGRAFFIILASATTTIVAMSFLFKFFVGGLRGFAFTTILGVLIGILITRPAYGEMAKVLIGERR
- a CDS encoding bifunctional N(6)-L-threonylcarbamoyladenine synthase/serine/threonine protein kinase: MIALGIEGTAHTLGLGIVTEEKVLANVFDTLTTERGGIHPKEAAEHHARLMKSLLRKALEEAGVTMEDIDVIAFSQGPGLGPALRVVATAARALAIRYNKPIVGVNHCIAHVEITKMFGVKDPVGLYVSGGNTQVLALEGGRYRVFGETLDIGIGNALDVFARELGLGFPGGPKIEKLARKGERYIELPYAVKGMDLSFSGLLTEAIRKFKSGKYRVEDLAYSFQETAFAALVEVTERAVAHTEKEEVVLVGGVAANNRLREMLQIMAEDRGVDFFVPPYDLCRDNGAMIAYTGLRMFKAGVMFRLEDTVVKQKFRTDEVEVVW
- a CDS encoding flippase-like domain-containing protein; protein product: MKRKVTLILGLAILLGLLWWAGIGETMDILKGAQPSYFLLAAGMQAIALLAWAVRWRTFLRRAGVHVDFLRVLEGVMIGIFVNNLTPGARTGGEPAKAYFISKRSNGSYPQVFATVMADRVLDVIPVVVFMFLAFNYALKLRIGLLLTVLIVSIVLIIIALSLTLAFSVHEGAAVRLLMFIARLVKRISPAKLSEADDVIEGKLRRAISEFKRTLRELGKDKGGLIISLLWSFTLWSASVLRTYFVFLSIGYEVPLAYVLLVQMAAMAIAMMSVIPGGLGVNEAVLSALFLALGIEKSIAVSATILDRLISFWIPTLIGGVLTLRQGAPH
- a CDS encoding protein translocase subunit SecF → MIKGKLRKLVKMELKKMILYPLIVFALALLVLAANYAITGSIVKEGIELKGGSVITLQGVNANPDELANTLKDKTGIDVKVERFTGITGETGIRVYIPAGADVDAVRAVLKELFPTVEPQTVVIGPTFGQMVKEQGIKAITYAFIAMAVVVFLFFRVPVPSLTVVFSALSDMVIAIALMDIFGIELSQATIAALLMLIGYSVDSNILLTTRLLKRKEDTIEDAYYSSLKTGFTMSTTTLGALISLWLFSTAQVIDDIASVLIFGLLADFMNTWILNAGVLRWYIAKKGGRK
- a CDS encoding DUF835 domain-containing protein, with product MYRLVLFLAFLSMAVFTFFRYRRAPGEFKKLFLAGLAMFVIGAIVRAIDIAVLFISVPHYTTIHIVGHVVFTVGIVLTFVKFLLRMEGFFYPVGPEREFSKAAYLGKTPQDALRLFNDSTKILAITRSPDLYEGLDGVKIVWVTGAGEKGIPPTALHVLGDLAIRFATENENAAVIVDCVEYLILYNGFNAVFKFLVNLKDNLLLRGAKLVIVVNPETLGKRELALLRKEFEDINGGLPA